The Candidatus Bathyarchaeum sp. nucleotide sequence TTCTCTCTGCGAACATCTAAAATTGTTAATTCTTGTTTATCATCAAGCATGTTTTTTAGTTCATGAACAGTTATCAAAGTAGTTTTTTCCAAAGGCATTGCAGATTTATACCAAGCTTCAACGCCCCCCAGCAGATACCCTGCAAAATTGTCCAAACCTAAACGCAAAAGATTGCGAACAGCAAAATCAAGGGCTTGGGGGTCTTCAACAACTAAAAGTATAGGTTTGTTGTAATCTGCAATCCAGCCCACATTTGAGAGTCTAGAAGGAGGTAAGCTGTAGGATTCCTTTATGTGAGCTCCCCCAAAAGCAACGGGAGTTCGCGTGTCAATGATGTAGCTTTGGTCAATTGTTTTCTTAAATTCAGAGGGTGACAATGCAGAAGGATTCGGAACACCTCCTAGGATGGGTGGTCCATTAAGGTTTAGTTTTTCCATTTGTTTGAAGTACGGCGGGGTTTGATGAGTTTCTTGGCTTTTTTGTTTTATGAAATCTTGTTTGGAGATTTGAAGCATAGGATTGGTTTTTCGTTCAATTCCAATTGTGCTAATTTCTCTTTTTTTGATTTGTCCACCACAAACGGAACCATAACCATGGGCAGGGCACACAATCACATCATCCCCTAAAGCGTAGAGCTTATCTGTAATACTATTGTACATTTTTTCTGCCATGATTGGGGTCATTTCTTTTCCCAGAAAGTCAGTTCTTCCAACGTCTCCAACAAAAAGTGTGTCACCAGTAAAGACCATTATGGGTTGATTTGAACTTTCAAGGTCACTTAACACGTAACTGGTGCTTTCTGGAGAGTGCCCCGGAGTATGCAAAGCAGTTATTTTAAGCGAGCCAAAGGGGATTTCATCGTTGTTTTGTATTGTTTTTCCAAACTTCCAATCCAAACCCGGACCATGAAAAATTGTTGCATTGGTTAGGTTCTTTAATTCTAATGATCCTGTTACATAATCTTCGTTTCTGTGGGTTTCAAAAATGTATTTTATTTTAGTGCCCCATTTGTTGCCTATATCCACGTAGATTTGACAGTCTCGTCTTGGGTCAATTACTGCTGCTTCATTTTTGCTTCCAATAATGTAAGATAGATGTGCGACAATTTCTGATTTTATTGTTTGAATAAGCACCTTACAAAACCCCACTTTTGTTACTATTTTAACGTTTAATTGTGTTTTTATGTTTTTAGTCTATATCCATACAAGGTTTGGCTTCCAATTTAGCTCTCAAGTAAACTGTAGTCTGTTTTTCGTACTCTTTATTAGCGTCTTTTTTTCTTTGTTTTACACTCCGACGTGCTGTTGATTATTTGTCCTCCGTGGCGGGGGTTTGTTGTTGTCTGATGGGAAAGTTGTTTCGGAAACCAAATCTAAGGCAGTTACCATGGGTGACTTTGACTGTAGCTTCAAAGCTGAAATAAGCAAAGTTGCCGGCGTAGAGAACCTCAAGTTTTGTTACCAATGCGGAACCTGCACCGCAGACTGCCCAA carries:
- a CDS encoding MBL fold metallo-hydrolase; amino-acid sequence: MLIQTIKSEIVAHLSYIIGSKNEAAVIDPRRDCQIYVDIGNKWGTKIKYIFETHRNEDYVTGSLELKNLTNATIFHGPGLDWKFGKTIQNNDEIPFGSLKITALHTPGHSPESTSYVLSDLESSNQPIMVFTGDTLFVGDVGRTDFLGKEMTPIMAEKMYNSITDKLYALGDDVIVCPAHGYGSVCGGQIKKREISTIGIERKTNPMLQISKQDFIKQKSQETHQTPPYFKQMEKLNLNGPPILGGVPNPSALSPSEFKKTIDQSYIIDTRTPVAFGGAHIKESYSLPPSRLSNVGWIADYNKPILLVVEDPQALDFAVRNLLRLGLDNFAGYLLGGVEAWYKSAMPLEKTTLITVHELKNMLDDKQELTILDVRRENEWNEGHIKQALRIYLGHLPKQTDKLDPDKPVVVICKTGKRSSFGSSILLKAGFKKVYNCLGGIEAWKKAGFPLTK